The window GACCAAGGAGAAAATATTTTTTGTGATAGCTTATCATACGAATCGATTGTTCAATTAATTGAAATCATTCGCAAGATTGAGCATGCATATCCAATCTTATGTGGCGTTAAATCCGCTTATATTGAGAACTCTACTGAAGCATTTGAAAAAAATGTTGCTATGTATTATGCACGTTTTGAGCGTGTTAATGACTTGTTAGAGGTAGCTAAAAACGATCGAATTTGTAAGATTGCCATTTTTGATACGAGAGATGCCCAAACAAATACCTATAAACACTTAGCTTCTTTGAGTGAAACGTTTAAAGTCTCACTTTCAGGTCATGAATGGGTAGATATTATGAATCTAACGGTCAATAAGGGGGAAGCTATTCGTTTGATTCAAAAAAAGTATGATATTTCATATGAGGAGACCATGGCCTTTGGAGATTATTTAAACGATTATGAAATGATGAAGAGCTGTTATTACAGCTATGCGATGAAAAATGCACATGAAGATTTAAAAGAAATTTGTCGTTTTGAAGCTCCATCTAATGACGAGAATGGAGTGATCAAAACCATTAAGAAGATCACTCAAATCAATAAATGACGTTTTATAAAAAGCTGGTTTTTATGACTAGCTTTTTTATTTTGATGAGTGCAAGAGTAGCTGAATAAAAAGATTTCGATGATGTTGGTTTGATCTCTTTAAACATTAAGTAAATTTTAGTTAAAAAAACAACATTTAACCAGTTATCCATAACATTTAAACATGTGAAGAAAACGATTTCTGTTTTATAATTAAATCATGTTTTAAGAGAGAAATAAAAATCAGGATAATCGTGCGAACAAGGGGAGAGACACAATGCCAATTTTATTTAATGAGCAAACTAAAGAGTTTCATTTATATAATGATGAAGTCAGTTACATCATGAATATTTTACAGAACAATCAATTAGGACAATTATATTACGGCAAAAAAATTCGCCATAACGATTCTTTTCAACATTTATTAGAACAAAGACCACGTCCGTTATCAGCATGTACATTTGAAGGTAATATGTCATTTTGTATGGAACATATTAAACAAGAATATCCATGTTATGGAACGGGAGATTTTAAGTATCCAGCTTATGAAATTTTACAACAAAATGGTAGTGATATTACAGCGTTTGAATATGTATCTCATCGTATTTATAATGGAAAGCCGACGTTATCTCATAAAATGCCAGCCACTTATGTAGAGTCTGATGAAGAAGCAACAACGTTAGAAGTGACATTAAAAGATTCATTAATTCAGACCGAATTAGTGTTAACTTATACAATTTATGAAACACGTCCTGTTATTACGCGTCATGCCCTTTTTAAACATTTAGGAGAGGAAGAGATCGTACTTAATCATGCGATGAGTGCATCTATTGATTTTCCTGACTATAATTATGAGATGATTGAATTAACAGGTGCATGGTCAAGGGAGCGTTACGTTAAAAATCGTAAATTAGAACATGGGATTCAGTCAGTTTATAGTATGCGCGGATCAAGTAGTGCCAATTATAATCCGTTCTTAGCGTTAAAACGTCCAAATACAACAGAGTATACGGGAGAAGTTTATGGATTTAGTTTAGTTTATAGCGGAAATTTCTTAGCTCAGGCAGAAGTTCATACCTATGGAACGACTCGTTTGATGATGGGATTACACCCTAATCGTTTTAACTGGGTATTAAAACAAGGTGAAGAATTTCAAACGCCAGAAGTTGTCATGGTATATAGCCAAAACGGGTTGAATGGAATGAGTCAAGCGTATCATGAGTTATATCGAACACGTTTATGTCGAGGATATTGGCGTGATCGCGTTCGTCCAATTCTAGTTAATAACTGGGAAGCAACGTATTTTGATTTTAATGAAGATAAAATTGTATCTATCGCAAAAGATGCAAAAGAATTAGGAATCGAATTATTTGTATTAGATGATGGATGGTTTGGAAATCGTGAAGATGATACAGTTGGTTTAGGAGATTGGTACGTTAAGAACTTTGAAAAATTACCAAATGGTATTACGGGTCTTGCTAATCGTGTCACTGAGTTAGGAATTAAATTCGGATTATGGTTTGAACCTGAGATGGTCAATAAAAATAGTGATTTATATCGCGCTCATCCGGATTGGATTTTAACGACGCCAAATCGTCGTGCTTGTCATGGACGCCATCAATTTGTTTTGGATTTCTCTCGCCAAGAAGTTGTGGATTATATTTATGAAGCGATGGCTAAAGTTTTAAGTGAAGCCCCTATTTCATATGTAAAATGGGATATGAACCGAAATATTACAGAATGCTTCTCAGCAGTTGCTAATGCGGCTGATCAAGGAAAGGTATTTCATAAATATATTTTAGGTGTTTATGATTTATATGATCGTTTAACAACTGAATTTCCGGAAATTTTATTTGAATCATGTGCAAGTGGTGGATCTCGTTTTGATCCAGGTATGTTATACTATGCACCACAAACTTGGACAAGTGATGATACAGACGCAGTGGAACGTTTGAAAATTCAATACGGAACATCAATGGTTTATCCAATCAGTAGCATGGGATCTCACGTATCAGCCATTCCAAATCATCAATTATATCGTCACGCTCCATTATCAACACGCGCGAATGTCGCTTATTTTGGAACATTTGGCTATGAGTTAGATTTAAATAAATTAACTGATCAAGAAAAAGAAGAAGTTAAACAACAGGTCAAGTTTTTCAAAGCTCATCGTGAAACCATCTTTAATGGTCGCTTCTATCGCTTGTTAAGTCCATTTGAAGGAAATGAAACTTGCTGGATGATTGTATCGAATGATCAAAAAACAGCGTTAGTTGGTTATTATCGTCCATTAAATGAAGTTAATGTTGGATTCCGACGTGTTAAATTACAAGGGCTTAATCCTGAATTAAAATATCATGTTTCAATTAACGAAACGATGAATTATGGGGATGAATTAATGAATGTTGGGTTGATTACATCTGATGGTTCATGTGGAGAAAATAAAAATCCGTATGATGGAACAAATGGAGATTATCAATCACGTATTTATGTATTAACAGCTGAATAAACGAAAAAGAAGGCTATCAGTAAAATAGCCTTCTTTTTATATTTGATTAGTTAGAATAAAAATTAAACATAAGTAGTCTCATAGTAGAATCTTATAGTAATTGATTAACATGATGAAGATGTAAAAATACGACACCATTTGTAGAAGAAGATAGAGTTATGGTATTCTTAACAAAGATTAATTTAATTTTGAAGATAAAGTTATGAGTTGTGATCAGTTTTAACACATTATAACATATTTAAAAAGAGGTGTTGAAGGATGGATTATAGTCAATTAAGTGGAGTGGTCATTACAAAGGATAGCCCTAATTATAACGAATGTTGTTTGTCTTGGAATCGTGCGATTGATAAACATCCATTAGCTATTGTTTATTGTGAAACCAATCAACAAATTATAGATGCTATTAATTGGGCTAAACGATATGAAGTCCCCTTCCGAATTCGATCAGGGACGCATCATTATGAAGGCTATTCAACTGGAGATGATTTGTTAGTCATTGATATTAGTAAAATGAATAAAATTATCTTAAGCGAGACAACTGTAACTGTTCAAGGTGGTGTTCGCAATCGTGAACTTTACGAAGCTGTATGTGGAGAAGGATATCCGTTTCCTGGCGGAGGGTGCCCTACTGTTGGTGTAGCTGGTTATACACTTGGTGGCGGTTGGGGCTATTCAGGTCGCTTATTTGGTCTAGGATGTGATCAACTACTTGAAGCTGAAGTTATTACAGCGGATGGAACCGTCATGGTGGCAAGTAAGCATGAAAATGAAGATTTGTTTTGGGCACTCCGTGGAGGCGGAGGCGGAAACTTTGGTGTCGTTACATCATTAACGTATCGTCTTCCGAAAAAAGAAAAAATGGCAACATTAATTAATATTGATTATCAACAGGTCGGATTTGAAAAAGTAGTAGAAGTCGCTATTCGCTATCAACAATTTTTTGAAAACTTAGATCGTCGTTTAAATTTAAAAATGTCCATGTATCATTCTGAAACAAAAGGAAAAGGTGTTAAATTAACAGGGTTATTTTATGGAACGAAAGAAGAAGCCACTAAGTTGTTGCATCTGTTTGGAGACGCTCCTGAGTTTGAATTAGAGTATATGACTGTTTTACAAGCGAATCGTGAGATTCAAGATAGTCACCCTGATTTTGAAATGTATCGTTCAGGAGGACGTTTTATTTATCGTCATTATACCGAAGCTGAATTGTTAAATATGTTAAGCTTACTAAATGATCGTGCTCCGGGTGCCTTATATACTGCCATTACCTTTTATGGATTAGGAGGTGCTATTTCGGATATAGCTAAGGATGAGACTGCCTTTTATTATCGGGATGCTTTATTTATTCTAGGATTTCAATCGGTTTGGGAAGATTTATCAGATAAAGCAGCTAACGATGAGTGGGTAAAAGAGCGGTTTAACATCTTATCCACTTATACAAAAGGTTCATTTGTTAACTTTCCGATTGATCAAGGAACAGACTATGACTTGAATTATTATGGAGATAACTTAAAAAGGTTGAAGGAAGTCAAACGAAAGTATGATCCAACAGGTGTTTTTGATTTTGAACAAGGGATAAAAGCATAAAAAAGTAGATGTTTGATCTACTTTTTTATGGGGCAAAAAGACATGGTAAAAATGAACAAAATAGCATTGACACTGATACCTGTCGCTGATAAGATGATAAAGAATTTTGAAAAGGAAATTTCTGAAGATTTTACGATATGAGAGAGGAGAGGAAAGTCATGATGACAGATATGACAAAAGGAAGTCCAACGAAATTAATTTTAGCTTTTACGATTCCTATTTTAATCGGAAATTTATTTCAGCAGTTTTATAACATGGTCGATACCGCAATTGTAGGGCAGTTTGTAGGCGTTGGTGCGTTAGCAGCTGTTGGTTCAACAGGAGGCTTAGTTTTTTTAGTCCAAGGTTTTATTAATGGATTAACTCATGGATTTTCAGTTATTGTTTCACAACGATATGGAGCAAACGATGAACAAGGAATTAAAAAAGCCACTGCAACAGCTATTTGCTTGTCAGCTATGGCTACGATTATTTTAACGATCATCTGTATGATTGGAGCAAAACCGCTGTTACAGTTGATGAATACACCAACGGATATTATCTCAGGAGCTAGTTTATACGTTTCGATTCTCTTTGGAGGACTCGTAACTATGATGATTTATAATCTATTAGCTTCTTTATTACGAGCATTCGGAGATAGTAAAACGCCGCTTTATTTTTTAGTTTTAGCATCTATTACAAATATCGTTCTTGATTTATTGTTAATTATTAACTTCAATCTAGGAATAGCGGGTGCTGCGATTGCCACTGTTATTTCACAAGGATTATCAGGTATTTTATGCTATATTTATATGATGAAAAAATTTGATATCTTAACATTAAAGAAAGAGCATTTTAAGTATGATTCACTATTAGTTAAAGAGTTACTATTGACTTCATTACCAATGGCGCTTCAATATTCGATTACAGCTATTGGAGTAATGATTTTACAGGTAGCGGTTAACAGTTTTGGATCGACAACTGTCGCTGCGTATACGGCAGCAAGTAAAGTCGAACAGTTAGTGATGCAACCGGGAATTGCATTAGGAATGACAATGGCCACTTACTCAGCACAAAACTTAGGAGCATGTGAGATTGATCGTGTGAGACAAGGGGTTTGTAAGTGTAGATGGATTACCCTTATTGTTAATGCCATTGCAGGGGTAGGGGTTACTTTATTCGGAACGTACGTGGTTCAGATGTTTATCCCAGCTCAGAATACAGACGCTATTCCATTATCACAACAATATTTAAGTACAGTAGCTGTATTCTTTCCTATTTTAGGATTATTATTTTTATATCGTTTTACGCTACAAGGAATTGGAAACACGATTGTTCCGATGTTTGCAGGAGTAATGGAGCTGATTATGCGTACCATCGTTGCTTTTACGTTACCTGGAATATTAGGTTTTCAAGGGGTTTGTTTTGCAAGTCCATTCGCATGGATTGGGGCAACGGTATGGTTAGTTGGAGCTTATTATAAAGCCATTCCAAAACTGAAATTAAAATATCAAGAACAAAATGAGTTTGAGAAAACTGATTTGAAGTTAGAAAAGAGTTATTAATATTAGAATTTACAGAAGTTTTCTTAGCAATCTGTTTGTCTTGGAATCAGCTTCATTCAAAAAGTTTTACAGTGTTGGTATTTAAAAAGTGATTTCAACACAAAATAAAAACTAAGTGATGTGATATGACTTGATAGCATTTCTCAACATCAGGTAAATGGTTGTCTAGAAGTTACTAAATTGTGATTTTAAAAAGGTGACGAAAGATAAAGCATTATGTTTGAAGAAAGAAATTCAAAGGGATATAATATAAATAGACTTAGAGATTCAAACATGAATGGAGGAATAATAATGAAATTTTATATTTGCAAAAAAACACAAACAGTGGTTGAAGTCATTGCAGGACAACCTGCACCATTAATGATGGATGGACAACCAATGGAAGAATTAGTACCAAATTCAACAGAGGCTGCAGTTGAAAAACATATGCCAGTTTTATCAGTAGAAAATGGAGTATTAAACGTATGCGTTGGTGAAGTAGAACATCCAAGTATTGAAAAGCACTGGATTCCATTCGTAGTTGTTAAGGCTGGAGATTTAGTATTACGTCGTTCAATTAAAGCAACAGAAAAACCTGTCGCAGAATTTGAATTAGGATCTTATAAAGGTGAAGTAGAAGTTTACGCTTGGTGTAACTTACACGGACTATGGAAAGCTACAATTACAGCATAATCATGATTGAGTTAAGGGAGTTGGCGTTTAGCCAACTCTTTTTTTTGTATAAAAATTCAAAATTTACAAACGATAAAATAGAACTTAAAGTGAGGTGCTTATATGAAAATAGGGATGGCCTGCGATCATGCAGGTGTTGAATTAAAAGAAGAGATTAAAACATATTTACAAAATGAAGGTCATGAAGTGATTGATTTTGGAACAAATGATAACGAATCATGTGATTTATCAGATCATGTTTATCCCGCATCTGTTGCCGTAAGTGAAGGGCAAGTAGAGCGTGGAATTTTCGTGGACGGTGTTGGCTATGGAAGTGCAATGATTGCAAACAAACTTCCTGGAATTTTTGCAGCTGTCTGCCAAGATCCCTTTTGTGCGAGCCTGGCACGCTCGCATTCAAATACCAACGTTCTTTGCCTTGGTGGGAAAATTATTGGTTCGGCCCTTGCTCTTGAAATTGTTAAGACCTGGCTCTCTACTAGCTATTTATCGGAAGAAAAAAAATATGCAACGCGAGTTCAAAAGGTTGTTGAAATTGATCAAAGACATGTGCGAGCCTAAATTAAAAAATCGAAATTAAAACTTTTGAAAAGATAAATATAAAAAAATTCCATAGATGTTATGGAATTTTTTTATGGCTTCTTTTATTTTTGAAAGAAGAAAATTAAGTGATCATCTTTTATAAACTAACAATATTTAGTTAATTACTATTCAATCAAAGATTTTTTATGTAAAATAACAGTAATAGGTGATTAGCGGGAGACGAATGACACTTATTTAACGATATGATTAAGAAAATAATTTATAAAATGGTTTATGAAATCATTTTATGAGAAGGGGAGAAATCATCATGAAATTACAAGAAATTATTAATCGTACGAAAAAGCCAATGACTAAGTTAGATTGGATTAAAGCATTTAAACAGTTAAAAGTGAATCAGCAGGAATTATTAATGGTTTATGCAGACTTAAAAGCATTTAGTTATGTCATAGGTGGAGCACAAACGGTACTAGAGGCTCTTTATGAAGTGGCAGGCTATCACACGACTATCATCATGCCAGCTCATCAACTCAATCAAACATGTCCGACTTTTTTTGATGAAAGATTGCCTAATGAATGGAAGCATATTGTTTATGAGCAGATGCCAGCTTTTGATAAAGAATGTTCACCTATTTTAGCTGGGGAGATTTCAGAAACATTTTCAATGAATAAAAATGTTTTTCGTAGTGAACATCCAATTGCATCGTATTTAGCGGCTGGTAGAAAAGCAGATTGGTTTATGGCTAATCATTCATTACAATCAATGTTTGGTGAAAAGTCGCCACTACAGAAGCTATATGCACAAGATGCTAAACTTTTATGTTTAGGTGTTGATTATAATCAATTAACAGCGCTTCATTTAGCAGAATATTTTTCAAATTGTCGACCTAAAATGAAGCATGAAGCCATCATCATTCAAAATGGGAAGAGAACACTGGTTGAATTTGAAGACTTAGCGTTGAATTCAACCTTATTTGATAAAATCGGAAAAGCTTATGAACAAACGAATGAAATTCAAACATATTTACTGGATGGGACAAAGTGTTCTTTAATCGATTATCGATCATTTATAGACTTTGCAACTGAATTTTTAAAAAACAATTAATCAAAAGAGAGTAAGATATTAATTTATCTTACTCTTTTTATTATCGTTTTTAGATGGCGGAGTTAGTTTTTGTTAGTCATTAAATTGAGTTTAAGAGAATTTATTAAAATTAACAGAAAATTAATAATTCTTAAGGTTGATTTAAGGTGCATCACTATAATGAAAGTATAAGACATTATTTAAGCAAATTGGAGGCTGTTATCATGGCGATTAAATCTTTTAAACGGTATGAGAAAAAATTTTTGTTAACTCAACAACAATATGATGTATTGGTTAGTAAATTGTCTGATTACATGGAGCCTGATCAACATTGTTTAGATGGAAAGAATTACAGTATCTATAACATTTACTATGATACGGTTCATTCTGATGTCATTCGTCATTCTATTTCAAAGCCTTATTATAAGGAGAAGCTACGATTAAGAAGCTATAAAGTTCCTAAAAAACCAACGGATAAAGTGTTTTTAGAACTTAAGAAAAAAATTAATGGCATTGTGAATAAACGTCGTGTGGTTCTAACGTTACAAGAAGCAAAAGATTTTGTTGAAAAGGGAGTACGACCTGAATCACATGATTATATGAGCGAACAAGTCATTAGTGAAATAGCCTATTACTTAAGTCATGAAGTAGTGAAGCCAGCCGTTTACATCGGTTATACTCGTAAAGCTTTCTTTGCTAAAAACGATCCAGAGTTTCGTTTAACGTTTGATTCAAAAATATTAACTAGACGTGAAAATTTAACGCTTGAGTCAGGTTACTACGGGGAAGACATTTTAAAAGAAAATCAATACTTAATGGAAGTTAAAATCTTAGGGGCAATTCCTGTTTGGTTTACTCAGATTTTATCTGAGTTAGAAATTTACAATACTAAGTTTTCGAAGTACGGTCAAGAATTTATGAATTACTGTGCTCAAGATAAAAATGAAATAGAAGAGAAATGGAGAGAAATCGCATGTTAGAAACAATTATTCAATCAACAGATGGAAGCTCATTAACAATCGTCAATACGTTCATTGTTATGATCGCGGCTCTTATATTAGGACTTATGATTAGTTTAGTTTATATGAGAACAACTAAGAAATCTGGATATAGTCCAAGTTTTACAATCACATTAATTATGTTACCTGTCATTATTTCAATCATTATTTTATTAGTTGGAAATAATGTGGCTCGCGCCTTTAGTTTAGCAGGAGCCTTTTCACTTATTCGATTCAGAAGTGCTCCGGGAGAGCCAAAAGATATTGCCTATGTCTTCTTTACATTAGCCGTTGGGTTATGTTGTGGAATGGGGTATATTGGCTATGCCGTTATTTTTACCATGGCTCTATGTTTTGTTATGCTAGTATTAGATACAACTAAATTTGCGATGCCTAAAACAAAAGCAATGAAATTAAAAATTATTGTTCCAGAAGATTTAAATTACGAAGGTGTTTTTGATGAAGTTTTAAAGAACTATTCAAAAACTTACTTTATTGAAACGATCCGAACACGTGATTTTGGTGCTTTGTTTGAACTTAATTATTCAATCGAGTTACTTGAGGGAGTCAATCAAAAACAACTAATTGATGACTTAAGATGTCGAAATGGAAACTTAAATATTACATTAACGTTAAATGCTCAAAGTGAAAAAATATATGGTTAAAAGGAAAGCCAGTAAGGGATGAGAACTTACTGGCTTTTTATTATTAGTTAAATGACGGATAGGCTTTTAATGGTGATCAGTATGATTAATGTTAGGGAGATAATCAAATGATTTATTTAACTAAAGTTTTTAAATTCTACTAGCGGTAGATTTAGTTTCTTTGATAGGTGTAGGGGGGAAGAATATTAAGAAATCACGGGATTCAATAGTTTAGTTAGATTCAACATCCTAATTATAATTATTAGATAGATTATTGTTGAATGATTGCTTTTATATGAAAGCTGACTATTATCTGACACGTATTAGATTCAGTTTTTAGAAACTTATGTCACTTGCTTTCTACGTAATAAGAAGCTATTAAAAAAGGTATGAATCTAGTGGGCTTAGATTTCATACCTTTTTATTTATCGATGAGTGTCAGCTAATTAACGTCGCATCATGCCACCAGGGCCACCCATTCCCATATTTAACGTTGTATTACTCGTAACAGCACTTGAAATCGTTAGTGTTGCTACGTCTGAACCGCCACTGTATGAACCACCTTCATATAATCCATCCGTTGGAGTTGCAGTTGAAGTTCCGCCTGTTGAAATGGTATAAGTCTCACCTGTTTTAAATTCAGGAGAACTAATGATAATAACTTCTGATGTTTTAGCTGGAGCATAAGTCACCAGATTAACACCGCTACTATCTTGAACATTAATTAATGTATTACTTGAAGTGTTGCTACTTACGACGATTGTATTTTGAGTAGAAGATGAGCTCGGCGTTTGAAGCATATCTTTACTTCCTGATGCAATGAATAATCCACCGTTAATCGTAAATGTTTGATCA of the Turicibacter sp. TJ11 genome contains:
- a CDS encoding polyphosphate polymerase domain-containing protein, with translation MAIKSFKRYEKKFLLTQQQYDVLVSKLSDYMEPDQHCLDGKNYSIYNIYYDTVHSDVIRHSISKPYYKEKLRLRSYKVPKKPTDKVFLELKKKINGIVNKRRVVLTLQEAKDFVEKGVRPESHDYMSEQVISEIAYYLSHEVVKPAVYIGYTRKAFFAKNDPEFRLTFDSKILTRRENLTLESGYYGEDILKENQYLMEVKILGAIPVWFTQILSELEIYNTKFSKYGQEFMNYCAQDKNEIEEKWREIAC
- a CDS encoding aminoglycoside N(3)-acetyltransferase; this translates as MKLQEIINRTKKPMTKLDWIKAFKQLKVNQQELLMVYADLKAFSYVIGGAQTVLEALYEVAGYHTTIIMPAHQLNQTCPTFFDERLPNEWKHIVYEQMPAFDKECSPILAGEISETFSMNKNVFRSEHPIASYLAAGRKADWFMANHSLQSMFGEKSPLQKLYAQDAKLLCLGVDYNQLTALHLAEYFSNCRPKMKHEAIIIQNGKRTLVEFEDLALNSTLFDKIGKAYEQTNEIQTYLLDGTKCSLIDYRSFIDFATEFLKNN
- a CDS encoding RpiB/LacA/LacB family sugar-phosphate isomerase — protein: MKIGMACDHAGVELKEEIKTYLQNEGHEVIDFGTNDNESCDLSDHVYPASVAVSEGQVERGIFVDGVGYGSAMIANKLPGIFAAVCQDPFCASLARSHSNTNVLCLGGKIIGSALALEIVKTWLSTSYLSEEKKYATRVQKVVEIDQRHVRA
- a CDS encoding FAD-binding oxidoreductase, which codes for MDYSQLSGVVITKDSPNYNECCLSWNRAIDKHPLAIVYCETNQQIIDAINWAKRYEVPFRIRSGTHHYEGYSTGDDLLVIDISKMNKIILSETTVTVQGGVRNRELYEAVCGEGYPFPGGGCPTVGVAGYTLGGGWGYSGRLFGLGCDQLLEAEVITADGTVMVASKHENEDLFWALRGGGGGNFGVVTSLTYRLPKKEKMATLINIDYQQVGFEKVVEVAIRYQQFFENLDRRLNLKMSMYHSETKGKGVKLTGLFYGTKEEATKLLHLFGDAPEFELEYMTVLQANREIQDSHPDFEMYRSGGRFIYRHYTEAELLNMLSLLNDRAPGALYTAITFYGLGGAISDIAKDETAFYYRDALFILGFQSVWEDLSDKAANDEWVKERFNILSTYTKGSFVNFPIDQGTDYDLNYYGDNLKRLKEVKRKYDPTGVFDFEQGIKA
- a CDS encoding desulfoferrodoxin family protein; amino-acid sequence: MKFYICKKTQTVVEVIAGQPAPLMMDGQPMEELVPNSTEAAVEKHMPVLSVENGVLNVCVGEVEHPSIEKHWIPFVVVKAGDLVLRRSIKATEKPVAEFELGSYKGEVEVYAWCNLHGLWKATITA
- a CDS encoding DUF4956 domain-containing protein — protein: MLETIIQSTDGSSLTIVNTFIVMIAALILGLMISLVYMRTTKKSGYSPSFTITLIMLPVIISIIILLVGNNVARAFSLAGAFSLIRFRSAPGEPKDIAYVFFTLAVGLCCGMGYIGYAVIFTMALCFVMLVLDTTKFAMPKTKAMKLKIIVPEDLNYEGVFDEVLKNYSKTYFIETIRTRDFGALFELNYSIELLEGVNQKQLIDDLRCRNGNLNITLTLNAQSEKIYG
- a CDS encoding alpha-galactosidase, which encodes MPILFNEQTKEFHLYNDEVSYIMNILQNNQLGQLYYGKKIRHNDSFQHLLEQRPRPLSACTFEGNMSFCMEHIKQEYPCYGTGDFKYPAYEILQQNGSDITAFEYVSHRIYNGKPTLSHKMPATYVESDEEATTLEVTLKDSLIQTELVLTYTIYETRPVITRHALFKHLGEEEIVLNHAMSASIDFPDYNYEMIELTGAWSRERYVKNRKLEHGIQSVYSMRGSSSANYNPFLALKRPNTTEYTGEVYGFSLVYSGNFLAQAEVHTYGTTRLMMGLHPNRFNWVLKQGEEFQTPEVVMVYSQNGLNGMSQAYHELYRTRLCRGYWRDRVRPILVNNWEATYFDFNEDKIVSIAKDAKELGIELFVLDDGWFGNREDDTVGLGDWYVKNFEKLPNGITGLANRVTELGIKFGLWFEPEMVNKNSDLYRAHPDWILTTPNRRACHGRHQFVLDFSRQEVVDYIYEAMAKVLSEAPISYVKWDMNRNITECFSAVANAADQGKVFHKYILGVYDLYDRLTTEFPEILFESCASGGSRFDPGMLYYAPQTWTSDDTDAVERLKIQYGTSMVYPISSMGSHVSAIPNHQLYRHAPLSTRANVAYFGTFGYELDLNKLTDQEKEEVKQQVKFFKAHRETIFNGRFYRLLSPFEGNETCWMIVSNDQKTALVGYYRPLNEVNVGFRRVKLQGLNPELKYHVSINETMNYGDELMNVGLITSDGSCGENKNPYDGTNGDYQSRIYVLTAE
- a CDS encoding Cof-type HAD-IIB family hydrolase, which codes for MIKLIATDMDGTLLNSKKEFPNELFDVIDQLHKQNIKFSVASGRQYYTLLKDFELVKDEMIFICENGALVFDQGENIFCDSLSYESIVQLIEIIRKIEHAYPILCGVKSAYIENSTEAFEKNVAMYYARFERVNDLLEVAKNDRICKIAIFDTRDAQTNTYKHLASLSETFKVSLSGHEWVDIMNLTVNKGEAIRLIQKKYDISYEETMAFGDYLNDYEMMKSCYYSYAMKNAHEDLKEICRFEAPSNDENGVIKTIKKITQINK
- a CDS encoding MATE family efflux transporter, encoding MMTDMTKGSPTKLILAFTIPILIGNLFQQFYNMVDTAIVGQFVGVGALAAVGSTGGLVFLVQGFINGLTHGFSVIVSQRYGANDEQGIKKATATAICLSAMATIILTIICMIGAKPLLQLMNTPTDIISGASLYVSILFGGLVTMMIYNLLASLLRAFGDSKTPLYFLVLASITNIVLDLLLIINFNLGIAGAAIATVISQGLSGILCYIYMMKKFDILTLKKEHFKYDSLLVKELLLTSLPMALQYSITAIGVMILQVAVNSFGSTTVAAYTAASKVEQLVMQPGIALGMTMATYSAQNLGACEIDRVRQGVCKCRWITLIVNAIAGVGVTLFGTYVVQMFIPAQNTDAIPLSQQYLSTVAVFFPILGLLFLYRFTLQGIGNTIVPMFAGVMELIMRTIVAFTLPGILGFQGVCFASPFAWIGATVWLVGAYYKAIPKLKLKYQEQNEFEKTDLKLEKSY